The following are encoded together in the Zingiber officinale cultivar Zhangliang chromosome 8A, Zo_v1.1, whole genome shotgun sequence genome:
- the LOC122011814 gene encoding SH3 domain-containing protein 2-like isoform X2: MEAIRKQASKLREQVAKQQQAVFKQITGRFGHDFSLVDESELQCHQKLQTLNASTKAAKRLQRDIVRGVEAYIAISSKQVEIVKKLAEDCCKYGTEYQDFGYPLANATLDFGTSHILMEKERNNLLRMLGDQVYEPIRTMIMGAPLEDARFLTYRYERIRQDAEAQTAEVVRRQLKFKEVGATADVSAKLQNAESKLSELKTTLSALGREATAAMMAVESEQQQITFKGLLTMVEAERTYHHNVADILDKLHDEMVQTKENNELLRHTATSEPVQSQSGKEDFKTSWSHSDPETQTATTDSQTAMEDFNTRHYPDEVKKEAAKTEVVESRAGTEDFKTSQPHHESLTHTTITKTVQSETGKENYNTSRSEGESVTQTLPSNTDSQIEAMTQDTITETMQTQTKDRDPKKIKPGDPAVNGQHPMYFVAQVIHPFDAQTDGELNLSVDDYVVVRQVHRQQETG; this comes from the exons GCCGTCTTTAAGCAAATTACCGGACGTTTTGGTCATGATTTTTCTCTTGTTGATGAATCTGAACTTCAATGTCATCAAAAACTTCAGACACTAAACGCTTCTACAAAAGCAGCAAAG CGCCTTCAACGGGATATAGTGCGAGGTGTAGAGGCATATATTGCTATAAGTTCTAAGCAGGTGGAAATAG TAAAAAAGCTAGCTGAAGATTGTTGCAAATATGGAACTGAGTATCAAGATTTTGGTTATCCTCTTGCCAATGCTACTCTAGACTTTGGCACTTCTCACATTCTAATGGAGAAAGAGAGGAATAATCTTCTTAGAATGCTAGGAGATCAG GTTTATGAGCCAATTCGAACAATGATAATGGGTGCTCCTCTAGAGGATGCTCGCTTTTTAACTTATCGATATGAACGCATTAGACAAGATGCAGAAGCACAG ACAGCTGAAGTTGTTAGACGTCAATTGAagttcaaggaagttggtgcaacagCAGATGTTTCTGCCAAACTACAAAATGCAGAATCAAAGTTATCAGAACTCAAGACTACTCTGTCAGCATTAGGCAGAGAAGCAACTGCAGCTATGATGGCTGTGGAGTCTGAACAACAACAGATTACTTTTAAGGGACTTCTCACAATG gttgaagctgagAGAACGTACCATCACAATGTTGCTGATATTCTTGATAAGCTCCACGATGAG ATGGTTCAAACCAAGGAAAATAATGAGTTACTGAGGCATACAGCAACAAGTGAACCAGTGCAATCTCAAAGTGGAAAGGAAGATTTCAAGACAAGTTGGTCTCATAGCGACCCAGAGACCCAGACTGCAACAACTGATTCTCAAACAGCGATGGAAGATTTCAACACAAGACATTATCCTGATGAGGTAAAGAAAGAAGCTGCAAAAACTGAGGTGGTAGAATCTCGAGCAGGAACGGAAGATTTCAAGACCAGCCAGCCTCATCACGAGTCTTTAACACACACAACAATAACTAAGACAGTGCAATCTGAAACAGGAAAGGAAAATTACAATACAAGTCGATCTGAGGGCGAGTCTGTAACACAGACTCTTCCCTCAAACACTGATTCTCAAATTGAGGCTATGACACAGGATACAATAACTGAGACCATGCAGACACAAACCAAAGACAGAGATCCAAAAAAAATTAAACCTGGTGATCCTGCTGTGAATGGTCAGCATCCAATGTATTTTGTTGCACAA GTTATTCACCCATTTGATGCACAAACTGATGGAGAGCTAAATTTATCTGTGGATGACTATGTTGTAGTGCGCCAGGTACATCGTCAACAAGAGACAGGCTAA
- the LOC122011814 gene encoding SH3 domain-containing protein 2-like isoform X1: MEAIRKQASKLREQVAKQQQAVFKQITGRFGHDFSLVDESELQCHQKLQTLNASTKAAKRLQRDIVRGVEAYIAISSKQVEIVKKLAEDCCKYGTEYQDFGYPLANATLDFGTSHILMEKERNNLLRMLGDQVYEPIRTMIMGAPLEDARFLTYRYERIRQDAEAQTAEVVRRQLKFKEVGATADVSAKLQNAESKLSELKTTLSALGREATAAMMAVESEQQQITFKGLLTMVEAERTYHHNVADILDKLHDEMVQTKENNELLRHTATSEPVQSQSGKEDFKTSWSHSDPETQTATTDSQTAMEDFNTRHYPDEVKKEAAKTEVVESRAGTEDFKTSQPHHESLTHTTITKTVQSETGKENYNTSRSEGESVTQTLPSNTDSQIEAMTQDTITETMQTQTKDRDPKKIKPGDPAVNGQHPMYFVAQVIHPFDAQTDGELNLSVDDYVVVRQVAPNGWSEGECKGKAGWFPSAYVERRDKAPASKVMDTHLLT, translated from the exons GCCGTCTTTAAGCAAATTACCGGACGTTTTGGTCATGATTTTTCTCTTGTTGATGAATCTGAACTTCAATGTCATCAAAAACTTCAGACACTAAACGCTTCTACAAAAGCAGCAAAG CGCCTTCAACGGGATATAGTGCGAGGTGTAGAGGCATATATTGCTATAAGTTCTAAGCAGGTGGAAATAG TAAAAAAGCTAGCTGAAGATTGTTGCAAATATGGAACTGAGTATCAAGATTTTGGTTATCCTCTTGCCAATGCTACTCTAGACTTTGGCACTTCTCACATTCTAATGGAGAAAGAGAGGAATAATCTTCTTAGAATGCTAGGAGATCAG GTTTATGAGCCAATTCGAACAATGATAATGGGTGCTCCTCTAGAGGATGCTCGCTTTTTAACTTATCGATATGAACGCATTAGACAAGATGCAGAAGCACAG ACAGCTGAAGTTGTTAGACGTCAATTGAagttcaaggaagttggtgcaacagCAGATGTTTCTGCCAAACTACAAAATGCAGAATCAAAGTTATCAGAACTCAAGACTACTCTGTCAGCATTAGGCAGAGAAGCAACTGCAGCTATGATGGCTGTGGAGTCTGAACAACAACAGATTACTTTTAAGGGACTTCTCACAATG gttgaagctgagAGAACGTACCATCACAATGTTGCTGATATTCTTGATAAGCTCCACGATGAG ATGGTTCAAACCAAGGAAAATAATGAGTTACTGAGGCATACAGCAACAAGTGAACCAGTGCAATCTCAAAGTGGAAAGGAAGATTTCAAGACAAGTTGGTCTCATAGCGACCCAGAGACCCAGACTGCAACAACTGATTCTCAAACAGCGATGGAAGATTTCAACACAAGACATTATCCTGATGAGGTAAAGAAAGAAGCTGCAAAAACTGAGGTGGTAGAATCTCGAGCAGGAACGGAAGATTTCAAGACCAGCCAGCCTCATCACGAGTCTTTAACACACACAACAATAACTAAGACAGTGCAATCTGAAACAGGAAAGGAAAATTACAATACAAGTCGATCTGAGGGCGAGTCTGTAACACAGACTCTTCCCTCAAACACTGATTCTCAAATTGAGGCTATGACACAGGATACAATAACTGAGACCATGCAGACACAAACCAAAGACAGAGATCCAAAAAAAATTAAACCTGGTGATCCTGCTGTGAATGGTCAGCATCCAATGTATTTTGTTGCACAA GTTATTCACCCATTTGATGCACAAACTGATGGAGAGCTAAATTTATCTGTGGATGACTATGTTGTAGTGCGCCAG GTAGCACCTAACGGGTGGTCCGAAGGTGAATGCAAAGGAAAAGCTGGGTGGTTTCCATCTGCTTATGTGGAGCGCCGAGACAAAGCACCGGCAAGCAAGGTGATGGATACTCACTTGCTTACTTGA